A part of Bufo bufo chromosome 7, aBufBuf1.1, whole genome shotgun sequence genomic DNA contains:
- the DECR2 gene encoding peroxisomal 2,4-dienoyl-CoA reductase [(3E)-enoyl-CoA-producing] isoform X1, with translation MSALPTTDQPPEDVDSDDCLLSYNYLYSPTLLQGRVAFITGGGSGIGFRIAEIFMRHGCNTVIVSRNLQRVTEAAEKLRAATGRHCLALSADVRNPQTLSDTVAEALKTFSRIDILVNNAAGNFLCPASSLSFNAYKSVMDIDTMGTFNASKILFESYFRDHGGVILNITATLSYRGNVLQMHAGSAKAAIDAMTKHLAVEWGPSKVRVNSLAPGPIAGTEGLRRLRGDAAEAMGFWNTIPLQRPGNKTEIAHGALFLVSPLASYVTGTTLVMDGGSWMTSPNHLATMLDLWSEMRKANEATAATDQAGPDRH, from the exons ATGTCCGCATTGCCGACTACAGACCAGCCTCCTGAGGATGTTGACAGTGATGACTGCCTCCTGTCCTACAACTACCTCTACAGCCCGACTCTGCTCCA GGGCAGAGTGGCCTTCATTACCGGAGGGGGCTCTGGAATTGGATTCCGAATTGCTGAGATTTTCATGAG GCACGGTTGCAACACGGTCATCGTCAGCAGGAACCTACAGAGGGTGACCGAG GCAGCTGAGAAGTTGCGGGCAGCGACCGGCCGACACTGCCTTGCATTGTCTGCTGATGTGAGGAATCCCCAGACCCTTTCTGATACCGTGGCGGAAGCTCTGAAGACCTTCTCCAGAATAGACATCCTTGTGAACA ATGCCGCCGGGAATTTTCTCTGTCCTGCTAGCAGCTTGTCTTTCAACGCCTATAAGTCCGTCATGGACATAGACACAATGGGCACATTCAACGCCAGCAAGATCCTGTTTGAGAGTTACTTCCGG GATCATGGTGGAGTCATTTTAAACATCACAGCCACGCTGAGCTACAGGGGGAACGTCCTGCAGATGCACGCCGGCAGTGCCAAGGCAGCCATAG ATGCCATGACCAAGCACCTGGCGGTAGAGTGGGGTCCAAGCAAAGTGCGGGTCAACAGCTTGGCCCCTGGGCCCATAGCTGGCACAGAAGGGTTGCGTCGACTGC GTGGAGATGCCGCAGAGGCGATGGGTTTTTGGAATACCATCCCCTTACAACGGCCAGGGAACAAGACTGAGATTGCACATGGAGCCCTCTTCCTGGTTAGCCCCCTGGCGTCCTACGTGACTGGCACGACCCTGGTGATGGACGGCGGTTCCTGGATGACCTCGCCCAATCATTTGGCAACAATGCTGG atCTCTGGTCTGAGATGAGGAAAGCAAATGAAGCGACTGCAGCCACTGATCAAGCAGGACCTGATCGACACTGA
- the DECR2 gene encoding peroxisomal 2,4-dienoyl-CoA reductase [(3E)-enoyl-CoA-producing] isoform X2: MSALPTTDQPPEDVDSDDCLLSYNYLYSPTLLQGRVAFITGGGSGIGFRIAEIFMRHGCNTVIVSRNLQRVTEAAEKLRAATGRHCLALSADVRNPQTLSDTVAEALKTFSRIDILVNNAAGNFLCPASSLSFNAYKSVMDIDTMGTFNASKILFESYFRDHGGVILNITATLSYRGNVLQMHAGSAKAAIDAMTKHLAVEWGPSKVRVNSLAPGPIAGTEGLRRLRGDAAEAMGFWNTIPLQRPGNKTEIAHGALFLVSPLASYVTGTTLVMDGGSWMTSPNHLATMLGTPPSPHL; this comes from the exons ATGTCCGCATTGCCGACTACAGACCAGCCTCCTGAGGATGTTGACAGTGATGACTGCCTCCTGTCCTACAACTACCTCTACAGCCCGACTCTGCTCCA GGGCAGAGTGGCCTTCATTACCGGAGGGGGCTCTGGAATTGGATTCCGAATTGCTGAGATTTTCATGAG GCACGGTTGCAACACGGTCATCGTCAGCAGGAACCTACAGAGGGTGACCGAG GCAGCTGAGAAGTTGCGGGCAGCGACCGGCCGACACTGCCTTGCATTGTCTGCTGATGTGAGGAATCCCCAGACCCTTTCTGATACCGTGGCGGAAGCTCTGAAGACCTTCTCCAGAATAGACATCCTTGTGAACA ATGCCGCCGGGAATTTTCTCTGTCCTGCTAGCAGCTTGTCTTTCAACGCCTATAAGTCCGTCATGGACATAGACACAATGGGCACATTCAACGCCAGCAAGATCCTGTTTGAGAGTTACTTCCGG GATCATGGTGGAGTCATTTTAAACATCACAGCCACGCTGAGCTACAGGGGGAACGTCCTGCAGATGCACGCCGGCAGTGCCAAGGCAGCCATAG ATGCCATGACCAAGCACCTGGCGGTAGAGTGGGGTCCAAGCAAAGTGCGGGTCAACAGCTTGGCCCCTGGGCCCATAGCTGGCACAGAAGGGTTGCGTCGACTGC GTGGAGATGCCGCAGAGGCGATGGGTTTTTGGAATACCATCCCCTTACAACGGCCAGGGAACAAGACTGAGATTGCACATGGAGCCCTCTTCCTGGTTAGCCCCCTGGCGTCCTACGTGACTGGCACGACCCTGGTGATGGACGGCGGTTCCTGGATGACCTCGCCCAATCATTTGGCAACAATGCTGGGTACCCCTCCTTCTCCTCACCTATAG